One genomic region from Nostoc sphaeroides encodes:
- a CDS encoding Uma2 family endonuclease: MKTYTKPKLTFEQFLEQCPEEGLYELVNGEIVEVRATRNHDDVADFMADSFKDEIKRLNLNYVVKNTAVFKTITANGIEQGRKPDVSVIDKDTWRSNRSTYAALEEPIQLAVEVTSTNWEDDYIDKLDEYQRLGITEYWIVDYLAIGLREYLGNPKVPAVFVFLLDAEEKYQRTLFRGSERIISRTFPELALTADQILTA, translated from the coding sequence ATGAAAACATACACCAAACCTAAATTAACTTTTGAGCAATTTTTAGAACAGTGTCCAGAAGAAGGTTTATATGAACTTGTAAATGGAGAAATTGTAGAGGTGCGTGCAACCAGAAATCATGATGATGTCGCTGACTTTATGGCTGACTCTTTCAAAGATGAAATTAAACGTTTAAATCTGAATTACGTAGTAAAAAATACAGCAGTCTTTAAAACTATAACTGCCAATGGAATAGAGCAAGGGCGCAAGCCTGATGTAAGTGTCATAGATAAAGATACATGGCGCTCAAACCGTTCTACTTATGCTGCACTTGAAGAACCTATCCAGTTAGCTGTAGAAGTGACATCAACTAATTGGGAAGATGACTACATTGATAAATTGGATGAATATCAACGTTTGGGTATTACAGAATATTGGATTGTAGATTATTTAGCAATTGGGCTAAGAGAATATTTAGGAAATCCAAAAGTTCCGGCTGTATTTGTTTTTCTATTAGATGCTGAGGAAAAATATCAACGGACACTTTTTAGAGGTTCAGAACGAATTATATCACGAACTTTTCCTGAACTGGCGTTGACAGCAGACCAAATATTAACAGCTTAA
- a CDS encoding ABC transporter substrate-binding protein — protein sequence MNNAIAQTTALLSTCALLLTGCGGGGGSVANSSDSTTNNTTTNTTQTSTTSGAIPIGIALAQTSNVALLGQEGFVGARIAEKYFNSKGGINGTPIKLVTQDTSGDEAGAINAFQTLINKDKVVGIVGPTLSQQAFSADPIAERAKVPVIGASNTANGIPEIGDYVARVSAPVSIVAPNSLKAALKQNPQIKKVAVFYAQNDAFNKSETEIFQKAVKEQGLELVTVQKFQTTDTDFQAQATNALNLKPDLVIISGLAADGGNLVRQLRELGYKGIIIGGNGLNTPNVLSVCKALCDGVLIAQAYSPEYPGEINKVFRQTYIEQYKKEPAQFTGQAFAAVQVYVEALKELDKKTKISTLPLDKLRTELNKQILAGKYDTPLGEIAFTPVGDVIQKEFYVAQIKMDKDGNTGKFVFIK from the coding sequence ATGAACAACGCGATCGCTCAGACAACAGCATTATTATCAACTTGCGCTTTGCTACTAACAGGCTGTGGTGGTGGCGGTGGCTCTGTGGCAAATTCTTCAGATAGTACTACAAATAACACTACAACTAACACCACCCAGACTAGCACTACATCTGGTGCGATACCCATCGGTATTGCCTTAGCACAAACCAGCAATGTAGCATTACTTGGTCAAGAGGGATTCGTGGGAGCCAGAATTGCCGAGAAGTATTTCAATAGTAAAGGCGGTATTAATGGCACTCCGATTAAATTGGTAACCCAAGATACTAGCGGTGATGAAGCTGGAGCAATTAACGCTTTTCAAACTTTAATTAACAAAGATAAAGTAGTCGGTATTGTTGGCCCTACATTATCACAGCAAGCTTTTAGTGCCGACCCCATCGCCGAACGGGCTAAAGTCCCAGTTATTGGCGCATCAAATACCGCAAACGGAATTCCAGAAATTGGTGATTATGTAGCTCGCGTATCTGCTCCCGTCTCTATAGTTGCTCCTAATTCGCTGAAAGCTGCACTCAAACAGAATCCTCAAATTAAAAAAGTCGCAGTTTTTTACGCCCAAAATGATGCATTTAACAAATCAGAAACGGAGATTTTTCAAAAAGCAGTCAAAGAACAAGGGCTAGAATTAGTAACAGTTCAAAAGTTCCAAACTACTGATACAGACTTTCAAGCCCAAGCTACCAATGCACTTAACTTAAAACCAGATTTAGTAATTATTTCGGGACTAGCTGCTGATGGTGGTAACTTAGTGCGACAACTGCGAGAACTGGGTTATAAAGGCATAATTATTGGTGGTAATGGTCTGAATACACCAAATGTTTTGTCAGTGTGTAAAGCACTTTGCGATGGTGTGCTGATTGCTCAAGCTTACAGTCCTGAATATCCTGGTGAGATTAATAAGGTATTTCGCCAAACTTATATTGAGCAATACAAGAAAGAACCAGCCCAATTTACTGGTCAAGCTTTTGCTGCGGTGCAGGTGTATGTCGAAGCTCTTAAAGAATTGGATAAAAAAACCAAAATCAGCACATTACCTCTTGATAAACTGCGGACAGAATTGAACAAGCAAATACTAGCTGGAAAGTATGATACTCCTTTAGGTGAGATTGCTTTTACACCAGTTGGTGATGTGATTCAAAAAGAATTTTACGTTGCCCAAATTAAGATGGATAAAGATGGAAATACTGGAAAATTCGTATTTATAAAATAG
- a CDS encoding branched-chain amino acid ABC transporter permease, whose amino-acid sequence MTDFLATYGSLIVSMVLGALVGLSLYLPLMTGQLSLASPGFYALGGYIAAILSTKVFTSSSSLFPIPLLLLEMLIAGVICGLLGVIVGIPALRLRGIYLAIATIAFVEVLRVISLNLDITGGAVGIFGIPQPFQTPIEYLWIALPLLLISMVLLYRLERIRVGRAFIAIREDELAAGAMGIDPTYYKVLAFTLGAILAGVVGAISAHFLNTWNARQGTFDSSIIYLTFVLIGGSRTFLGPVVGGMVFTALPEILRSLADTGGLPNWLAQFLRDGRLIIFGLLIVIGTIFFPQGLITPDIFQRRKIMEKRTAKDAKGAK is encoded by the coding sequence ATGACTGATTTTTTAGCTACTTATGGTTCTCTAATTGTCTCTATGGTATTAGGGGCGCTAGTAGGGTTATCACTTTACTTACCGCTAATGACAGGGCAATTGTCTTTAGCTAGTCCAGGATTTTATGCTTTAGGTGGGTATATTGCAGCAATTTTATCTACCAAAGTCTTTACATCTAGCAGTAGTTTATTTCCCATTCCATTGTTGTTATTGGAGATGTTAATTGCTGGTGTAATTTGCGGTTTATTGGGTGTAATAGTGGGAATTCCAGCGTTGAGATTGCGAGGAATTTATTTAGCGATCGCTACTATAGCTTTTGTAGAAGTTCTGCGCGTCATCTCGCTCAATCTAGATATTACTGGCGGTGCTGTGGGAATTTTTGGCATTCCTCAACCTTTCCAAACACCAATTGAATATTTATGGATTGCTTTGCCTTTACTATTAATTAGTATGGTGCTACTTTATCGTTTAGAACGTATTCGCGTCGGAAGGGCTTTTATCGCTATCCGTGAAGATGAATTAGCTGCGGGTGCAATGGGAATTGACCCCACTTATTACAAAGTTTTAGCATTTACATTAGGGGCTATTCTTGCAGGGGTTGTAGGTGCAATTAGCGCCCACTTCCTTAATACCTGGAATGCTCGTCAAGGTACTTTTGATAGCAGTATTATATATTTAACTTTTGTTTTAATTGGTGGTTCAAGAACTTTTTTAGGGCCGGTAGTCGGAGGTATGGTGTTTACAGCTTTACCAGAGATTCTGCGAAGTCTTGCTGATACTGGTGGTTTACCTAATTGGTTAGCACAATTTTTGCGCGATGGAAGATTAATTATTTTTGGCTTACTAATAGTAATAGGTACAATCTTTTTTCCCCAAGGGCTAATTACTCCAGATATTTTTCAAAGACGGAAAATCATGGAAAAACGAACCGCCAAGGACGCAAAGGGCGCGAAGTAA
- a CDS encoding glucokinase has translation MTLLLAGDIGGTKTILRLAETSDSSAIHTIYQESYHSADFPDLVPIVQQFLVKANTPIPEKACFAIAGPIVKNTAKLTNLVWFLDTERLQQELGIPHISLINDFAAVGYGILGLQKQDLLTLQVGKPQPETPIGIIGAGTGLGQGFLIKQGNHYQVFPSEGGHADFAPRNEIEFQLLRYLLGKHDIQRVSVERVVSGMGVVAIYQFLRDRKFAAESPDIAQVVRTWEQEAGQEEKSVDPGAVIGTAALEKRDRLCEQTLQLFIEAYGAEAGNLALKLLPYGGLYIAGGIAPKILPLIQNNGFLLNFTQKGRMRRLLEEIPVYVILNPQVGLIGAALCAARL, from the coding sequence ATGACTTTGTTGCTAGCAGGAGACATCGGCGGTACGAAAACTATTCTGCGATTGGCTGAAACATCAGATTCATCAGCAATACATACTATTTATCAGGAAAGTTATCACAGTGCTGATTTTCCCGATTTAGTACCAATAGTACAGCAGTTTTTGGTCAAAGCTAATACACCAATACCAGAAAAGGCTTGTTTTGCGATCGCAGGCCCCATTGTCAAAAATACTGCCAAACTAACCAATTTAGTCTGGTTCCTGGATACCGAACGTCTACAACAAGAATTGGGTATCCCGCATATTTCTTTGATTAACGACTTCGCCGCCGTTGGCTATGGCATTTTAGGTTTACAAAAACAAGACTTGCTGACGTTGCAAGTTGGCAAGCCTCAACCCGAAACCCCCATTGGAATTATTGGTGCTGGTACTGGCTTAGGGCAAGGATTTTTAATTAAACAGGGAAATCACTATCAAGTCTTTCCCTCAGAAGGTGGACACGCTGACTTTGCGCCTCGCAACGAGATCGAGTTTCAACTGTTGAGATACCTGTTGGGTAAACATGATATCCAGCGCGTTTCTGTAGAACGCGTGGTTTCTGGAATGGGAGTTGTGGCAATTTACCAATTTCTGCGCGATCGCAAATTTGCCGCCGAATCCCCAGATATTGCCCAAGTCGTCAGAACTTGGGAACAAGAAGCCGGACAAGAAGAGAAAAGTGTCGATCCTGGTGCTGTCATTGGTACAGCTGCACTAGAAAAACGCGATCGCCTCTGTGAACAAACTTTGCAATTATTTATAGAGGCTTACGGTGCAGAAGCTGGCAATCTAGCCCTTAAACTCCTACCTTATGGTGGCTTATATATTGCTGGTGGAATTGCGCCCAAAATCCTCCCCTTAATTCAAAACAACGGTTTCTTATTAAATTTCACCCAAAAAGGCAGGATGCGCCGCCTCCTTGAAGAGATCCCCGTGTATGTTATCCTCAACCCGCAAGTGGGGCTAATAGGTGCTGCTTTATGTGCTGCTAGGTTATAA
- a CDS encoding ABC transporter ATP-binding protein yields the protein MKADSKPNYTILEVQELDVNYGGIQALKKINLIIQKGEVVTLIGANGAGKTTTLRAISKVVNPKSGVIIYNGHNINRRQTHEVVQLGIAHCPEGRRVLARQTVFDNLLLGAYIRSNQAEVKADIQRQFELFPRLSQRRNQLAGTLSGGEQQMLAIARAVMSKPQLLLLDEPSLGLAPAIVREIFSIIENLRATGVTILLVEQNANLALQIADRGYVLEAGSITLTGAASELISDERVKKAYLG from the coding sequence ATGAAAGCCGATAGTAAGCCAAACTATACAATTTTAGAAGTTCAAGAGCTTGATGTTAATTATGGCGGTATCCAAGCTCTGAAAAAGATTAATTTAATTATTCAAAAAGGCGAGGTAGTTACTTTAATTGGTGCTAATGGTGCTGGTAAAACTACTACACTCCGCGCCATATCTAAAGTAGTTAATCCTAAGAGTGGCGTAATTATTTATAATGGACATAATATTAATCGCCGCCAAACTCACGAAGTTGTCCAACTTGGTATCGCCCATTGTCCTGAAGGACGTAGAGTATTAGCACGGCAAACAGTATTTGATAATTTACTTTTGGGTGCTTATATTCGCTCCAATCAAGCTGAGGTAAAAGCAGATATTCAACGCCAATTTGAGCTATTTCCGCGTTTGTCACAAAGACGCAATCAACTAGCAGGAACCCTCAGTGGTGGCGAACAACAAATGTTAGCGATCGCTCGGGCTGTCATGAGTAAACCACAACTCTTACTTTTAGACGAGCCTAGCTTAGGTTTAGCACCTGCGATCGTCCGAGAAATCTTCTCTATTATTGAAAATCTCCGGGCTACAGGCGTGACTATTCTGTTAGTTGAACAAAACGCGAATCTTGCGCTACAAATTGCCGATCGCGGTTATGTTTTAGAAGCTGGTTCTATTACCTTAACAGGGGCAGCATCAGAATTAATTAGTGATGAGCGAGTTAAAAAGGCTTATTTAGGGTGA
- a CDS encoding branched-chain amino acid ABC transporter permease, which translates to MDITLFLQQFLNGLSIGSIYAIFALGYTLVYSILGIINLAHGAIFTLGAYFTYALMGGNFGFNGLLANATLPIKLPFAIALILASTLAGLVGVVMERVAFQPLRRQGSDPLLTVVSSLGVGVVIVNLIQYLVGAESYTYPANTYGNLPPAINFGTPENPIPIRSVQVVIFAVSVVIVAILTYFINRTKYGKAMQAIAEDPTTASLLGINSDRFIILTFFISSFLAGLAGTLVASSVSIAGPYFGIAFGLRGLAVIVLGGLGSIPGAVVGGLVIGLVEAFVPSEFSGYKDAVAFGILFIMLLVRPQGLLGRRFIQKV; encoded by the coding sequence ATGGATATAACTCTATTTCTGCAACAATTTTTGAACGGATTATCTATCGGTAGTATCTATGCAATTTTTGCATTAGGATATACCTTAGTTTATTCTATTTTGGGCATCATTAATTTAGCTCATGGCGCGATTTTTACCTTGGGTGCATATTTCACTTATGCACTCATGGGTGGCAATTTCGGATTTAACGGCTTGCTAGCTAATGCAACCTTGCCGATAAAATTACCATTTGCTATAGCCTTAATTTTAGCAAGTACATTGGCGGGATTGGTAGGGGTAGTGATGGAACGGGTTGCTTTTCAACCTTTGCGCCGTCAAGGATCTGATCCCTTGCTAACTGTTGTTTCCAGCTTAGGGGTAGGAGTAGTAATTGTAAATTTAATCCAGTATTTAGTAGGGGCAGAAAGCTACACATACCCCGCAAATACTTACGGTAATCTGCCACCTGCGATTAATTTTGGTACTCCAGAAAACCCAATTCCAATTCGCAGCGTTCAGGTGGTAATTTTTGCTGTATCAGTGGTGATTGTGGCAATTCTTACCTATTTTATCAATCGGACTAAATATGGTAAGGCAATGCAAGCGATCGCAGAAGATCCAACTACAGCTAGTTTGTTAGGAATAAATAGCGATCGCTTTATCATCTTAACATTTTTCATCAGCAGTTTTTTAGCAGGATTAGCAGGAACTTTAGTTGCTTCTAGTGTTAGTATAGCTGGGCCATATTTCGGCATTGCTTTTGGTTTGCGGGGTTTAGCGGTAATTGTCTTAGGTGGTTTAGGTAGTATTCCCGGTGCAGTGGTGGGAGGCTTAGTAATTGGATTAGTCGAGGCGTTTGTTCCTTCGGAATTCTCTGGATATAAAGACGCAGTAGCTTTTGGAATTTTGTTTATCATGCTATTAGTTAGACCCCAAGGTTTGCTAGGGCGGCGGTTTATTCAAAAAGTTTAA
- a CDS encoding DUF4351 domain-containing protein, giving the protein MAKVADIGSKRLINLAPDAWVKWVTQRPEVVAKEILGSEFHWISRETDVLVKAYSANHGDFLVLNELQLRYTTQMPLRMRAYAALAQERYRLPTYPVLINILPPPSTLNIVNSYEQEFLGLRAIQDYRVINLWEIDAEIVFEQSLPSLLPFVPILRGGGEVSVVQRALQTLRADAQLNELESLLAFFASFVLDTPLVQQIMRWDMAVLRESPWYEEIEQRGIQLGLQQGVQRQLVRVLRRRFGEIPHEVEARLESESVEKLENLMDSAIAVNSLEEFIRSLSA; this is encoded by the coding sequence GTGGCAAAAGTAGCAGATATTGGTAGCAAACGACTAATTAATTTAGCTCCCGATGCATGGGTAAAATGGGTGACACAGCGTCCTGAAGTCGTGGCGAAAGAAATTCTCGGCTCTGAGTTTCACTGGATTAGCCGCGAAACAGATGTGTTGGTGAAGGCATACAGTGCTAATCACGGTGATTTTTTGGTACTAAATGAACTACAGTTGCGTTACACGACACAGATGCCTCTACGGATGAGAGCTTATGCTGCCTTGGCACAAGAACGCTACCGATTGCCAACTTACCCAGTACTGATCAACATTTTACCGCCCCCGTCCACCTTAAATATTGTCAATAGTTACGAGCAGGAATTTTTGGGATTACGTGCCATCCAAGATTATCGCGTGATTAATTTGTGGGAAATCGATGCTGAAATAGTATTTGAGCAATCACTACCATCGTTGTTACCCTTTGTGCCAATCCTGCGAGGAGGGGGAGAGGTATCAGTTGTGCAACGCGCATTACAGACGCTACGAGCAGATGCACAATTGAACGAGTTAGAATCATTGCTGGCATTTTTTGCTAGCTTTGTGTTAGACACGCCTTTAGTGCAACAAATCATGAGGTGGGATATGGCAGTATTGCGAGAATCGCCTTGGTATGAAGAAATTGAGCAAAGAGGTATTCAGCTAGGTCTCCAGCAGGGTGTACAACGGCAGTTAGTACGAGTATTGCGACGACGCTTTGGCGAAATTCCTCATGAAGTGGAAGCAAGGCTTGAGAGCGAAAGTGTGGAAAAATTAGAAAATTTAATGGATAGTGCGATCGCAGTGAATTCTTTAGAAGAATTTATCCGAAGTTTGTCTGCTTAA
- a CDS encoding type II toxin-antitoxin system Phd/YefM family antitoxin: protein MNWISVDEIKRDLLGYLQRVEAGETLVIIRGGKPIAEIKPTVKAPDLSRPFGLCAGEFIVPDDFDEPLPENIISEFEGK from the coding sequence ATGAACTGGATTAGTGTCGATGAAATAAAACGTGACTTATTAGGCTATCTTCAGCGTGTTGAAGCTGGGGAAACTCTTGTAATTATACGTGGTGGAAAGCCAATTGCTGAAATTAAACCGACGGTAAAAGCACCTGATCTCTCTAGACCATTCGGACTCTGTGCAGGAGAGTTTATTGTACCCGATGATTTTGATGAACCACTGCCAGAGAATATTATAAGTGAGTTTGAGGGTAAATGA
- a CDS encoding type II toxin-antitoxin system Phd/YefM family antitoxin, translating into MALPQINMTKVEADQAQEKFSELLALVEEGQERIVIESQGQIIAAVISYADLKRLEALEDARDVADFQRAITESDGESYSVQEVITDYNELHGTNFTVENILNG; encoded by the coding sequence ATGGCACTGCCTCAAATAAATATGACAAAAGTGGAAGCAGATCAAGCACAAGAAAAGTTTTCTGAACTTCTTGCGCTTGTGGAAGAAGGACAGGAACGTATTGTGATTGAATCACAAGGACAAATTATTGCAGCAGTCATCAGCTATGCCGACTTAAAACGATTAGAAGCATTGGAAGATGCAAGAGATGTCGCAGATTTCCAACGTGCAATAACTGAAAGTGACGGTGAATCTTATTCGGTACAAGAAGTGATTACTGACTACAACGAACTTCATGGTACTAATTTCACAGTTGAAAATATTTTGAATGGCTGA
- a CDS encoding histidine phosphatase family protein, with the protein MSQIVWIARHANRLDFVNPDWFLTAERRYDPPLSDDGMLQAQQLAKRLKKENIGHIFASPFLRTVQTANAVAETLKLPIKLETGLSEWLNPVWMTEEPERLSTPALAELFPRIDTSYTSRIAAKFPETHEKVRERSGQTARCLATEFFPEDILLIAHGASVLGGAMGLVGEIAKTEVKASLCSLVKVVRQEPEWLLELTGDTSHLTHIEEVIRFA; encoded by the coding sequence ATGAGTCAAATAGTTTGGATAGCAAGACACGCTAACCGCCTCGATTTCGTAAACCCCGATTGGTTTCTCACCGCCGAACGACGCTACGATCCACCCTTGTCTGATGATGGTATGCTTCAGGCACAGCAGTTAGCGAAACGATTGAAAAAAGAAAATATTGGCCATATTTTCGCCTCCCCCTTCCTGCGAACCGTACAAACGGCAAACGCAGTTGCAGAAACGCTCAAATTGCCGATCAAACTCGAAACAGGTTTGAGTGAATGGCTAAACCCAGTTTGGATGACAGAAGAACCCGAAAGACTTTCAACTCCAGCCTTAGCAGAGTTATTCCCCAGAATTGACACCAGCTATACTTCGCGCATCGCCGCCAAATTTCCTGAAACTCACGAAAAAGTGCGAGAACGTTCTGGGCAAACTGCGAGATGTTTAGCTACTGAGTTTTTTCCAGAAGATATCCTGCTAATAGCACACGGCGCATCTGTGTTGGGGGGAGCAATGGGGTTAGTGGGGGAAATTGCCAAAACAGAAGTTAAAGCTTCTTTATGTTCTTTGGTAAAAGTGGTACGCCAGGAACCAGAATGGTTATTGGAACTAACGGGAGATACTTCCCATTTAACCCACATAGAAGAAGTTATTCGATTTGCTTAA
- a CDS encoding response regulator: MNLINGFCLADGILKGVEVLVVDNDRDSRDLYAILLQGLSANVITASSVKEALEILSWFTPNILVCEIRFLGESIYTLLNTLSAMEADNRKHIPIIVTSTSTTGTHDQIPDVEFEEYLLKPFDVDKFVSMIINQVEEDVVENFCPDVLVYTNILSTS; the protein is encoded by the coding sequence ATGAATTTAATCAATGGCTTTTGCTTGGCAGATGGGATACTCAAAGGTGTAGAAGTACTCGTTGTAGACAACGATCGCGATAGTAGAGATTTGTACGCAATTTTACTTCAAGGTCTGAGTGCAAATGTGATTACTGCTAGTTCAGTAAAAGAAGCTTTAGAAATTCTGAGTTGGTTTACACCCAACATTCTTGTCTGTGAAATTAGGTTTTTAGGTGAAAGTATTTATACATTGCTAAATACATTGAGTGCTATGGAAGCAGACAATCGAAAGCATATCCCAATTATTGTGACTTCAACATCTACCACAGGTACTCATGACCAAATTCCAGATGTCGAGTTTGAAGAATATTTACTCAAACCATTCGACGTTGACAAATTTGTTTCCATGATTATAAATCAAGTAGAAGAAGATGTGGTGGAAAATTTTTGCCCAGATGTATTAGTTTACACTAATATACTAAGCACTTCTTAA
- a CDS encoding type II toxin-antitoxin system RelE family toxin, whose product MAESGLLLRITKSARKDLVDLQSKFFKQVMTKILLLAENSRPQDCKQLKGYSGVYRVDQGEYRILYTISEDVIEVFRVGKRNDDEVYENL is encoded by the coding sequence ATGGCTGAATCTGGACTGCTTCTACGTATTACAAAATCAGCCCGGAAAGATTTAGTCGATTTGCAGTCGAAGTTTTTTAAGCAGGTAATGACTAAAATTTTGCTGCTAGCGGAAAATTCTAGACCTCAAGATTGTAAGCAACTTAAGGGATATTCAGGTGTTTATCGAGTTGATCAAGGTGAGTATCGTATTCTCTATACAATTTCCGAGGATGTAATCGAAGTTTTTCGAGTTGGCAAGCGCAATGATGATGAGGTGTACGAAAATCTATAA
- a CDS encoding type II toxin-antitoxin system VapC family toxin, with protein sequence MKLLLDTHIFLWFISSDAFSTRRYANGGHSQRRLSNTFIEIIRNTENDVYLSIISIWEATFKYQLGKLPLPQSPEIYLPIQRERHLITSLPLTEDSVVQLSKLPNIHRDPFDRMLICQALQHDLTIVTVDDAIRAYPVKILNDT encoded by the coding sequence ATGAAACTCCTACTAGATACCCATATTTTTCTCTGGTTTATTAGTAGCGATGCCTTCTCTACGAGACGCTACGCGAACGGCGGGCATAGCCAACGCCGTTTGTCAAATACGTTTATAGAGATTATTCGTAATACTGAGAATGATGTATATCTGAGTATAATTTCTATTTGGGAAGCAACCTTTAAGTATCAATTAGGCAAATTACCTTTGCCTCAATCACCTGAGATTTATCTGCCGATACAGCGTGAGCGGCATTTGATTACTAGTCTTCCTTTAACAGAGGATAGTGTTGTACAACTTAGCAAGCTTCCTAATATCCATCGCGATCCGTTTGACCGAATGTTAATTTGTCAAGCTTTGCAGCATGACCTTACTATTGTGACTGTCGATGATGCAATTCGTGCTTACCCAGTTAAAATTTTAAACGATACATGA
- a CDS encoding Uma2 family endonuclease, protein MVKSPTKTLTLEEFLKLPETKPSSEYINGKIIQKPMPQGKHSILQGELVSNINSIAKPQKIALAFPELRCTFGGRSIVPDVAVFAWERIPIDERGDVANVFKTYPDWTIEILSPEQSQTKVTGNILHCLKHGSRLGWLIDPGDRSVLIYPPKQQPELLQEEQEILPVPDLVCDFKLTVGQLFGWLKL, encoded by the coding sequence ATGGTAAAATCACCAACTAAAACCCTAACTTTAGAAGAGTTTTTAAAACTACCAGAAACAAAGCCTAGCTCAGAATATATCAATGGTAAAATTATTCAAAAACCAATGCCTCAAGGAAAACATAGTATTCTTCAGGGTGAACTAGTCAGTAATATCAATTCTATAGCCAAACCTCAAAAAATTGCCCTTGCATTTCCAGAATTGCGGTGTACTTTTGGTGGACGTTCAATTGTTCCTGATGTAGCTGTGTTTGCTTGGGAACGGATTCCCATAGATGAACGTGGAGATGTGGCTAATGTCTTCAAGACATATCCAGATTGGACAATTGAGATTCTTTCACCAGAACAAAGCCAGACTAAAGTAACCGGAAATATTCTACATTGTTTAAAACATGGTAGTCGTTTAGGTTGGTTAATTGATCCAGGCGATCGCTCTGTCTTAATCTATCCACCAAAGCAGCAACCAGAACTTTTACAAGAAGAACAAGAAATATTACCAGTTCCCGATTTAGTTTGCGATTTTAAATTAACTGTAGGGCAATTATTTGGATGGTTGAAGTTATAA